A window of Ovis canadensis isolate MfBH-ARS-UI-01 breed Bighorn chromosome X, ARS-UI_OviCan_v2, whole genome shotgun sequence contains these coding sequences:
- the CACNA1F gene encoding voltage-dependent L-type calcium channel subunit alpha-1F isoform X2 translates to MSASEGGKDTTPEPSPANGTGPGPEWGLCPGPPASDGEISGASGLETPKRKTQHSKHKTVAVASAQRSPRALFCLTLANPLRRSCISIVEWKPFDILILLTIFANCVALGVYIPFPEDDSNTANHNLEQVEYVFLVIFTVETVLKIVAYGLVLHPSAYIRNGWNLLDFIIVVVGLFSVLLEQGPGRPGDTPHMGGKPGGFDVKALRAFRVLRPLRLVSGVPSLHIVLNSIMKALVPLLHIALLVLFVIIIYAIIGLELFLGRMHKTCYFLGSDIEAEEDPSPCASSGSGRACTLNQTECRGRWAGPNGGITNFDNFFFAMLTVFQCITMEGWTDVLYWMQDAMGYELPWVYFVSLVIFGSFFVLNLVLGVLSGEFSKEREKAKARGDFQKLREKQQLEEDLRGYLDWITQAEELDVEDPSAAGNFGPQLAELTNRRRGRLRWFSHSTHSTSSHASLPASDTGSMAETQGDEEEEEGTLASCTRCLNKIMKTSVCRCLRRANRGLRARCRRAVKSNACYWAVLLLVFLNTLTIASEHHGQPFWLTQIQEYANKVLLCLFTVEMLLKLYGLGPSVYVSSFFNRFDCFVVCGGILETTLVEVGAMQPLGISVLRCVRLLRIFKVTRHWASLSNLVASLLNSMKSIASLLLLLFLFIIIFSLLGMQLFGGKFNFDQTHTKRSTFDTFPQALLTVFQILTGEDWNVVMYDGIMAYGGPFFPGMLVCVYFIILFICGNYILLNVFLAIAVDNLASGDAGTDKDKGREKITEETPQENGALVPGGENEEEESAKNEGAGMEEEEEEEEEEEEEGGAGHVELLQEVVPKEKVVPIPEGSAFFCLSQTNPLRKACHTLIHHHIFTNLILVFIILSSVSLAAEDPIRAHSFRNHILGYFDYAFTSIFTVEILLKMTVFGAFLHRGSFCRSWFNLLDLLVVSVSLISFGIHSSAISVVKILRVLRVLRPLRAINRAKGLKHVVQCVFVAIRTIGNIMIVTTLLQFMFACIGVQLFKGKFYSCTDEAKHTPQECKGSFLVYPDGDVSRPLVRERLWVNSDFNFDNVLSAMMALFTVSTFEGWPALLYKAIDANAEDKGPIYNYHVEISVFFIVYIIIIAFFMMNIFVGFVIITFRAQGEQEYQDCELDKNQRQCVEYALKAQPLRRYIPKNPHQYRVWATVNSAAFEYLMFLLILLNTVALAMQHYEQTAPFNYAMDILNMVFTGLFTVEMVLKIIAFKPKHYFTDAWNTFDALIVVGSVVDIAVTEVNNGGHLGESSEDSSRISITFFRLFRVMRLVKLLSKGEGIRTLLWTFIKSFQALPYVALLIAMIFFIYAVIGMQMFGKVALQDGTQINRNNNFQTFPQAVLLLFRCATGEAWQEIMLASLPGSRCDPESDFGPGEEFSCGSNFAIAYFISFFMLCAFLIINLFVAVIMDNFDYLTRDWSILGPHHLDEFKRIWSEYDPGAKGRIKHLDVVALLRRIQPPLGFGKLCPHRVACKRLVAMNMPLNSDGTVTFNATLFALVRTSLKIKTEGNLEQANQELRIVIKKIWKRMKQKLLDEVIPPADEEEVTVGKFYATFLIQDYFRKFRRRKEKGLLGTEAPPSTSSALQAGLRSLQDLGPEMRQALTCDTEEEEGEEGQEGEEEEHEGLETYTALMGSQPTSRRSSVISVSLPVGDKPPDSLSPGPSDDDGGAPNSRQSNVPQSGSHAHRRSSGVLIFTIPEEGSSQTKATKGQEKQDEQEEVLSQLSYLDEQAGTPPRPILLPSHRPQRYVDGHQAPRRRLLPPTPAGRKPSFTIQCLRRQGSCEDLPIPGTYHRGRNSGPSRAQGSWATPPQRGRLLYAPLLLVEEGAAGEGYLGKSSSPLRTFTCLHVPGTHSDPSHGKRGSADSLVEAVLISEGLGLFARDPRFVALAKQEIADACRLTLDEMDSAASDLLAQGTSSLYSDEESILSRFDEEDLGDEMACVHAL, encoded by the exons ATGTCGGCATCTGAAGGcgggaaag ACACCACCCCAGAGCCCAGTCCAGCCAATGGGACAGGCCCTGGGCCCGAATGGGGGCTgtgccctgggcccccagcatcaGATGGTGAAATCAGCGGGGCATCGGGCCTAGAGACCCCTAAGCGAAAGACTCAGCACAGTAAGCACAAGACAGTGGCAGTAGCCAGTGCCCAGCGGTCACCCCGGGCACTCTTCTGCCTCACCCTGGCAAACCCCCTGCGGCGGTCCTGCATCAGCATTGTGGAATGGAA GCCCTTCGACATCCTCATCTTGCTGACCATCTTTGCCAATTGCGTGGCCCTGGGAGTCTACATCCCCTTCCCAGAGGACGACTCCAACACGGCCAACCACAACCTG GAGCAGGTGGAATACGTATTTTTGGTGATTTTCACTGTGGAGACGGTGCTTAAGATCGTGGCCTACGGGCTGGTGCTTCACCCCAGCGCCTACATCCGCAACGGCTGGAACCTGCTCGACTTCATCATTGTCGTGGTCGG GCTGTTCAGCGTGCTGCTGGAGCAGGGTCCCGGACGCCCAGGGGACACCCCGCATATGGGAGGGAAGCCAGGGGGCTTCGATGTGAAGGCATTGCGGGCATTTCGGGTGCTGCGGCCACTGAGGCTGGTGTCTGGGGTCCCAA GCCTGCACATAGTGCTCAATTCCATCATGAAGGCTCTGGTGCCACTGTTGCATATCGCACTTCTTGTGCTCTTTGTCATCATCATTTACGCCATCATCGGACTGGAGCTGTTCCTCGGACGCATGCACAAAACATGCTACTTCCTGGGATCTG ACATAGAGGCGGAGGAGGACCCGTCACCCTGTGCGTCCTCAGGATCAGGGCGTGCTTGCACGCTGAACCAGACGGAGTGCCGTGGGCGCTGGGCAGGGCCCAACGGAGGCATCACCAACTTTGACAACTTTTTCTTCGCCATGCTGACAGTCTTCCAGTGCATCACCATGGAAGGCTGGACCGACGTCCTCTACTGG ATGCAGGATGCCATGGGGTATGAGCTGCCCTGGGTGTATTTCGTGAGTCTCGTCATCTTTGGATCCTTCTTCGTCCTCAACCTTGTACTTGGTGTCCTGAGTGG GGAGTTCTCCaaagagagggagaaggcaaAAGCACGAGGGGATTTCCAGAAGCTTCGGGAGAAGCAGCAGCTGGAGGAGGACCTCCGGGGCTACCTGGACTGGATCACACAGGCGGAGGAGCTGGACGTGGAGGACCCCTCAGCTGCTGGCAACTTTG GGCCACAACTGGCAGAGCTGACCAATAGGAGACGAGGACGTCTGCGCTGGTTCAGTCACTCCACCCACTCCACCAGCAGCCATG CCAGCCTCCCAGCCAGTGACACCGGTTCAATGGCAGAGACCCAAGGAGacgaggaagaggaagagggcaCTCTAGCCAGCTGTACACGCTGCCT AAATAAGATCATGAAAACCAGCGTTTG CCGCTGTCTCCGCCGAGCCAACCGGGGCCTTCGGGCGCGCTGCCGGAGGGCTGTGAAGTCCAATGCCTGCTACTGGGCCGTGTTGCTGCTTGTCTTCCTCAACACTCTGACAATCGCCTCGGAGCACCATGGGCAGCCCTTCTGGCTCACCCAGATCCAGG AGTATGCCAACAAAGTGTTGCTCTGTCTATTCACGGTGGAGATGCTTCTCAAGTTGTATGGTCTGGGGCCCTCTGTCTATGTGTCCTCCTTCTTCAACCGCTTTGACTGCTTCGTGGTCTGTGGGGGCATCCTGGAGACTACCCTGGTGGAGGTGGGTGCCATGCAGCCCCTGGGTATCTCAGTACTCCGCTGTGTGCGCCTCCTCAGGATCTTTAAGGTCACCAG GCACTGGGCATCTCTGAGCAATTTAGTGGCGTCTCTGCTCAATTCAATGAAATCCATTGCATCCTTGctgcttctcctcttcctctttatcATCATCTTCTCCCTGCTTGGCATGCAGCTGTTTGGGGGCAAGTTCAACTTTGACCAGACCCACACCAAGCGAAGCACCTTTGACACCTTTCCCCAGGCCCTCCTCACTGTCTTTCAG ATACTGACGGGTGAGGACTGgaatgtggtcatgtatgatggtATCATGGCCTATGGCGGCCCCTTCTTCCCAGGGATGCTGGTGTGCGTGTATTTCATCATCCTCTTCATCTGCGGCAATT ACATCCTATTGAATGTGTTTCTTGCCATCGCTGTGGACAACCTGGCCAGTGGAGACGCAGGCACTGACAAAGATAAGGGCAG GGAGAAGATCACTGAGGAAACTCCACAGGAGAATGGAGCACTG GTGCCTGGTGGGGAGAATGAGGAAGAGGAATCTGCAAAAAATGAAGGAGCAG gcatggaggaagaggaggaggaggaagaagaggaggaagaggaaggggggGCTGGGCATGTGGAGCTCCTGCAGGAAGTTGTACCCAAGGAGAAGGTGGTACCCATCCCTGAGGGCAGcgctttcttctgcctcagccaAACCAACCC GCTGAGGAAGGCCTGCCACACCCTCATCCACCATCACATCTTCACCAATCTCATCCTGGTGTTTATCATCCTCAGCAGCGTGTCCCTGGCCGCTGAGGATCCCATCCGAGCCCACTCCTTCCGCAACCAC ATTCTGGGGTACTTCGATTATGCCTTCACCTCCATTTTCACTGTGGAGATTCTACTAAAG ATGACAGTGTTTGGGGCTTTCCTGCACCGCGGCTCCTTCTGCCGTAGCTGGTTCAATCTGCTGGATCTGCTAGTGGTCAGCGTGTCCCTCATCTCCTTTGGTATCCA CTCCAGCGCCATCTCAGTGGTGAAGATTCTGCGTGTGCTCCGAGTACTGCGGCCCCTTCGAGCCATCAACAGGGCCAAAGGACTCAAG CACGTGGTGCAATGTGTGTTCGTGGCCATCCGGACCATCGGAAATATCATGATCGTGACCACGCTCCTGCAGTTCATGTTCGCCTGCATTGGTGTGCAGCTCTTCAAG GGGAAATTCTACAGTTGCACTGATGAGGCCAAACACACACCCCAAGAATGCAA GGGCTCCTTCCTGGTCTACCCCGATGGAGATGTGTCAAGGCCTCTGGTCCGGGAGCGGCTCTGGGTCAACAGCGATTTCAACTTTGACAATGTCCTTTCAGCCATGATGGCCCTGTTCACTGTCTCCACCTTCGAAGGCTGGCCTGC GCTGCTATACAAGGCCATTGATGCAAACGCAGAGGACAAGGGCCCCATCTACAATTACCACGTGGAGATCTCAGTGTTCTTCATTGTCTACATCATCATCATTGCATTCTTCATGATGAACATCTTTGTGGGCTTTGTCATCATCACCTTCCGAGCCCAGGGCGAGCAGGAGTACCAAGACTGTGAGCTGGATAAGAACCAG CGCCAGTGTGTAGAATACGCCCTCAAGGCCCAACCACTCCGTCGCTATATCCCCAAGAACCCACATCAGTATCGTGTGTGGGCCACTGTGAACTCTGCTGCCTTCGAGTATCTCATGTTCCTGCTCATCCTGCTCAACACAGTTGCTCTAGCCATGCAG CACTATGAGCAGACTGCTCCCTTCAACTATGCCATGGACATCCTCAACATGGTCTTCACTGGCCTCTTCACTGTCGAGATGGTGCTCAAAATCATTGCCTTCAAACCCAAG cattactttactgatgCCTGGAACACATTTGATGCTCTTATTGTGGTGGGCAGCGTAGTGGACATTGCCGTCACTGAAGTCAAC AATGGTGGCCACCTGGGCGAG AGCTCTGAGGACAGTTCCCGTATTTCGATCACCTTCTTTCGCCTCTTCCGAGTCATGCGATTGGTCAAGCTTCTTAGTAAGGGTGAAGGGATTCGCACGTTACTCTGGACATTCATCAAGTCTTTTCAG GCCTTACCCTATGTGGCTCTTCTCATCGCAATGATATTCTTCATTTATGCAGTCATTGGGATGCAG ATGTTCGGCAAGGTGGCTCTTCAGGATGGCACACAGATCAACCGAAACAACAACTTCCAGACCTTTCCACAGGCTGTACTGCTTTTGTTCAG GTGTGCTACTGGTGAGGCATGGCAGGAGATAATGCTTGCCAGCCTTCCCGGAAGCCGGTGTGACCCTGAGTCTGACTTCGGCCCTGGTGAGGAGTTTAGCTGTGGTAGCAATTTTGCCATCGCCTATTTTATCAGCTTCTTCATGCTCTGTGCATTCCTG ATCATAAATCTCTTTGTGGCTGTGATCATGGACAACTTTGATTATCTAACCAGAGATTGGTCCATCCTGGGCCCCCATCACCTCGATGAATTCAAGAGGATTTGGTCTGAATATGACCCTGGGGCCAA AGGCCGCATCAAGCACCTGGATGTGGTTGCCCTGCTGAGACGCATCCAGCCCCCCCTGGGATTCGGGAAGCTGTGCCCGCACCGAGTGGCCTGCAAG AGACTTGTGGCGATGAACATGCCCCTCAACTCAGATGGGACAGTGACATTCAATGCCACACTCTTTGCCCTGGTCCGGACATCCCTGAAGATCAAGACAGAAG GGAACCTGGAGCAAGCCAATCAGGAGCTGCGGATTGTCATCAAAAAGATCTGGAAgcggatgaagcagaagctgctAGATGAGGTCATCCCGCCAGCTGACG AGGAAGAAGTTACCGTGGGCAAATTCTACGCCACATTTCTGATCCAGGACTATTTTCGCAAATTCCGGCGGAGGAAAGAAAAGGGGCTACTAGGCACCGAGGCCCCCCCAAGCACCTCCTCTGCCCTTCAG GCTGGCCTGAGGAGCCTGCAAGACTTGGGTCCAGAGATGCGGCAGGCCCTCACTTGTGacacagaggaagaggaaggggaagaggggcaggagggagaggaagaggaacaCGAGGGCCTGGAAACATACACA GCCCTAATGGGCTCCCAGCCCACATCTCGCCGGAGCTCCGTGATTTCTGTGTCTCTGCCTGTTGGAGACAAACCTCCAGATTCACTTTCCCCTGGACCCAGTGATGACGATGGGGGGGCTCCCAACTCCAGACAGTCCAATGTTCCCCAGTCTGGGTCCCATGCCCACAG GAGGAGCTCTGGGGTTCTCATTTTCACCATTCCAGAAGAAGGAAGTTCTCAGACCAAGGCAACCAAAGGGCAAGAGAAGCAGGATGAGCAAGAGGAAGTCCTGAGCCA GCTCTCCTACCTAGATGAACAGGCAGGGACTCCCCCACGCCCCATCCTTTTGCCATCTCACAGACCCCAGAGATATGTGGATGGTCACCAAGCACCACGCCGCCGTCTGTTGCCCCCAACACCTGCAG gTCGGAAGCCATCCTTCACCATCCAGTGTCTGCGGCGCCAGGGCAGCTGTGAAGATTTACCCATCCCAGGCACCTATCATCGTGGACGCAACTCAGGGCCCAGTAGGGCACag GGTTCCTGGGCAACCCCTCCTCAACGGGGCCGACTCTTATATGCCCCACTGCTATTGGTGGAGGAGGGTGCAGCAGGGGAGGGATACCTCGGCAAATCCAGCAGTCCACTGCGCACCTTCACCTGTCTGCATGTGCCTGGAACCCACTCGGACCCCAGCCATGGCAAAAGGGGCAGTGCTGACAGCCTGGTGGAAGCT GTGCTCATCTCTGAGGGCCTGGGCCTCTTTGCTCGAGACCCACGCTTCGTGGCCCTGGCCAAGCAGGAGATTGCAGATGCATGTCGCCTGACCCTGGACGAGATGGACAGTGCTGCCAGTGACCTGCTGGCACAGGGGACCAGCTCACTGTATAGTGACGAAGAGTCCATCCTGTCCCGTTTTGATGAGGAGGACCTAGGAGATGAGATGGCCTGTGTCCATGCCCTCTGa